The Rhopalosiphum maidis isolate BTI-1 chromosome 1, ASM367621v3, whole genome shotgun sequence genome has a segment encoding these proteins:
- the LOC113548046 gene encoding elongin-B yields the protein MDAFMMIQRKKLTIFTDAKDNILVNELKKIIGCIIKVAPSNQQLYYKDEIMDGSKTLSECGLNSSIAKAQSPATIGLALKMDNGEFEPLEMVPYSLPPELPYVMKNQETNGQEPPM from the exons ATG gaCGCTTTCATGATGATACAACGAAAAAAGCTAACCATATTTACTGATGCTAAAGACAATATACTGGTTAATGAACTCAAAAAGATTATTGGat gtATCATTAAAGTAGCACCATCAAATCAACAACTTTACTACAAAGATGAAATTATGGATGGGTCAAAAACGTTGTCAGAATGTGGTTTAAATTCTAGTATTGCTAAGGCACAAAGTCCAGCTACTATTGGCTTAGCATtgaa GATGGATAATGGAGAATTTGAGCCATTAGAAATGGTCCCATATTCATTGCCACCTGAATTGCCATATGTGATGAAAAACCAAGAAACTAATGGTCAAGAACCACCCATGTAA